One window of Cryptobacterium curtum DSM 15641 genomic DNA carries:
- the rbr gene encoding rubrerythrin, translating into MELKGSQTEKNLQTAFAGESQAHTKYQYYASQAKKDGYVQIQNIFLETSQNEKEHAKLWFKALHDGSIPDTLTNLADAAAGEYYEWDDMYADFAKTAREEGFNNLAELFDGVGAIEKEHEARYRKLIDRINAGEVFKRGDVVVWKCNNCGHIHIGKEAPKVCPVCNHPQSFFEIRAENF; encoded by the coding sequence TAAAGGGCAGTCAGACTGAAAAGAACCTGCAGACCGCTTTTGCAGGCGAATCACAGGCACATACGAAGTATCAGTACTATGCGAGCCAGGCCAAGAAAGATGGCTATGTGCAAATCCAGAATATCTTTTTGGAGACTTCACAGAACGAAAAAGAACATGCCAAGCTGTGGTTTAAGGCACTGCATGACGGTAGCATCCCTGATACTCTGACCAACCTTGCTGACGCAGCTGCCGGTGAATACTACGAGTGGGACGACATGTATGCCGACTTCGCTAAAACAGCACGCGAAGAGGGCTTCAACAACCTCGCTGAGCTGTTTGATGGCGTAGGTGCTATCGAAAAAGAACATGAGGCTCGCTATCGCAAGCTGATCGATCGCATTAACGCTGGTGAAGTATTCAAGCGCGGCGATGTCGTTGTCTGGAAGTGCAACAACTGTGGTCATATCCACATCGGCAAAGAAGCTCCGAAGGTTTGCCCCGTATGCAACCATCCTCAGTCATTCTTTGAGATTCGCGCCGAAAACTTCTAG